In Methanomicrobium antiquum, one DNA window encodes the following:
- a CDS encoding phosphate-starvation-inducible PsiE family protein, giving the protein MHQRIVNTITNIEIVIYMILMIVLTFVTLFSLYELIAIVSYDLFYDETPFLLETMGILSFFEFFLLILIGLELMDTIKSFIETKKIEVGIVIILAIIAVSRKIIVIDPATATEFELIGIGAIIFSLTVGYYFIKKADFLRAEN; this is encoded by the coding sequence ATGCACCAGAGAATCGTAAATACAATAACAAACATCGAAATTGTGATTTATATGATTTTGATGATAGTGCTGACTTTTGTTACATTATTTTCACTTTATGAACTGATAGCAATTGTAAGCTATGATCTCTTCTATGATGAAACTCCGTTTCTTCTTGAAACAATGGGTATTTTGAGCTTTTTTGAATTTTTCCTTCTTATTTTAATAGGTCTTGAATTAATGGATACAATAAAGTCATTTATTGAGACAAAGAAAATAGAGGTTGGAATAGTAATAATATTGGCAATAATTGCAGTTTCAAGAAAAATAATTGTAATAGACCCTGCAACCGCAACAGAATTTGAACTTATCGGAATTGGTGCTATAATATTTTCTTTGACAGTAGGATATTATTTCATAAAAAAAGCAGATTTTTTAAGGGCTGAAAATTAA
- a CDS encoding DUF3089 domain-containing protein: MIIHNTKKRISIVSLALTVILSGLVIVSGCTGFEDSSQNSTDISNLDVNSAPYEIDYSDSYNWLSLPEIEKQVDVFYVYPTVSNNESGYMLITDDTDRALAQGILKAQASVYESDANVFAPYYRQMSTGVSMTQSGLATDTDEFKRGAEDVLTAFDYYIENLNDNRPFILAGHSQGTMALIELIKKRFGDDEALKNRLVAAYLIGYTVTDDDLNKANLTPAISSDDTGVVITYNTQSPTSEGGPMLMEGAHCINPLNWKTDSTYASASENLGARFYDDSTGEFLREVANYSDAKINPDTKALETTIPKGEQLDIGPYTEGVYHRYDYAFWYRNLEQNVGVRIAAYLANQ, translated from the coding sequence ATGATTATCCATAACACCAAAAAGAGGATTTCAATTGTATCACTTGCCTTAACAGTTATACTGTCAGGTCTTGTTATTGTATCCGGATGTACTGGTTTTGAAGATTCATCTCAAAACAGCACTGATATTTCAAATTTAGATGTAAACTCAGCCCCATATGAGATAGATTATTCAGATTCATACAACTGGCTTTCACTTCCTGAAATTGAAAAGCAGGTTGATGTTTTCTATGTTTATCCAACAGTCAGCAATAATGAATCAGGCTATATGCTGATTACAGACGATACTGACAGGGCTCTTGCACAGGGAATTCTAAAAGCACAGGCCAGCGTTTATGAGTCAGATGCAAATGTATTTGCTCCGTATTACAGACAGATGTCAACAGGTGTTTCAATGACACAGAGCGGTCTTGCAACCGATACGGATGAATTCAAACGTGGTGCAGAGGATGTTTTGACAGCATTTGATTATTATATTGAAAATTTAAATGATAACCGTCCCTTTATTCTTGCAGGGCATAGTCAGGGAACAATGGCTCTTATTGAACTTATAAAAAAGCGTTTTGGAGATGATGAAGCTCTTAAAAACCGTCTTGTCGCGGCCTATTTAATTGGATATACTGTGACAGATGATGATTTAAACAAAGCAAATCTTACTCCTGCAATCTCTTCAGACGATACTGGAGTTGTAATAACATACAATACCCAGTCGCCAACTTCTGAAGGCGGTCCTATGCTTATGGAAGGTGCGCACTGTATAAATCCGCTCAACTGGAAGACAGATTCAACATATGCATCCGCTTCAGAAAACCTTGGTGCACGTTTTTATGATGATTCAACCGGAGAATTTTTAAGAGAAGTTGCAAATTATTCTGATGCAAAGATAAATCCTGATACAAAAGCTCTTGAAACTACAATTCCAAAAGGAGAACAACTTGACATCGGTCCTTATACAGAAGGTGTGTATCATCGCTACGATTATGCTTTCTGGTATAGAAACCTTGAACAAAATGTCGGGGTAAGAATAGCGGCCTATCTGGCAAATCAGTAA
- a CDS encoding inorganic phosphate transporter yields MDIIVILLGITLALLFNFVNGLNDAANSIATVVATKALSPFKAVLMASVCNMIGPLLFSTAIAKTIGKGIVESSFLTTHLILAAMVGAVLWVFLASYFGVPVSSSHALVGGLVGAGIVMGGMGSIIWPDLSSVFLLFIYAVAGGLALAAIFIVIGRHHGEEWGKYFAISFLAGFSLTVPLLIISGAVKVSGIFAVVVFIVVSPMLGMISAFLLGVAIMWIFRKKSPKKIERGFRPFQILTGGLQAIGHGANDAQNAMGMITAMLFAAGIITTFEVPLWVILSSCLAISLGTLLGGWKVLDKMANKITKIRPYQGISASMAGSGVLALMTSFGVPVSTTHAISGSIMGAGITRGYASAVRWSNVREIVAAWFLTIPCAATVSGFVYFIYALIFI; encoded by the coding sequence ATGGATATAATAGTAATACTCCTTGGAATAACGCTCGCATTGTTATTTAACTTTGTAAACGGTCTGAATGATGCGGCAAACTCAATCGCAACCGTTGTTGCGACAAAGGCCCTTTCACCATTCAAGGCAGTTTTAATGGCTTCTGTTTGCAATATGATAGGGCCTTTGTTGTTCTCAACGGCAATTGCAAAAACAATCGGCAAAGGAATTGTCGAATCCTCTTTTTTAACAACACATCTTATTCTTGCCGCAATGGTCGGCGCTGTTCTCTGGGTTTTTCTGGCTTCATATTTTGGTGTACCGGTATCAAGCAGTCATGCACTTGTCGGAGGACTTGTTGGTGCAGGAATAGTTATGGGAGGAATGGGATCTATTATCTGGCCTGATTTATCTTCGGTATTTCTTCTCTTCATATATGCAGTCGCAGGCGGATTGGCGCTTGCCGCAATATTTATTGTCATAGGCAGGCATCACGGTGAAGAGTGGGGAAAATATTTTGCTATTTCTTTTCTTGCCGGCTTTTCACTGACAGTTCCACTTCTTATAATCTCAGGCGCTGTTAAGGTTTCAGGAATTTTTGCTGTTGTTGTATTCATTGTTGTATCACCAATGCTTGGAATGATATCTGCATTTTTGCTCGGAGTCGCTATTATGTGGATATTCAGGAAAAAATCCCCTAAAAAGATTGAACGGGGATTTCGTCCGTTTCAGATATTAACAGGCGGACTTCAGGCAATCGGTCATGGTGCCAACGATGCACAAAATGCCATGGGTATGATTACAGCAATGCTTTTTGCGGCAGGAATTATTACGACATTTGAAGTTCCTCTCTGGGTTATTTTGTCATCCTGTCTTGCAATATCGCTTGGTACACTTCTTGGCGGGTGGAAGGTGCTTGATAAAATGGCAAACAAAATTACAAAAATCAGACCATATCAGGGAATTTCAGCTTCGATGGCAGGAAGTGGTGTACTTGCACTTATGACATCTTTTGGAGTACCTGTGTCTACAACTCATGCAATAAGCGGATCTATTATGGGTGCCGGAATCACCAGGGGTTATGCATCCGCTGTCAGATGGAGCAATGTAAGAGAGATAGTTGCTGCATGGTTCCTGACAATTCCATGTGCCGCGACTGTTTCAGGATTTGTTTACTTTATTTATGCCCTGATTTTTATCTAA
- a CDS encoding Mut7-C RNAse domain-containing protein, which translates to MTDKSTFLTDRMLGALTRYLRFLGYDTKSADILSNGNSNEDTILLKIAKDEGRYLLTRDKELFMRGRSDSAVYIESDEVLSQIKQLFNSGLIDEEFFFGMQRCVVCNLKLRPATEKEVETASYAPKRKEFLHFMWCEKCKKLYWPGTHSLNMQKRLAKIFENQVHEKID; encoded by the coding sequence ATGACTGATAAAAGTACATTTTTAACTGACCGTATGTTAGGTGCACTTACACGTTATCTGAGATTTTTAGGATATGATACAAAAAGTGCTGATATATTAAGTAATGGAAACAGCAATGAAGATACAATTCTTCTAAAGATTGCAAAAGATGAGGGCAGATATCTTCTGACACGAGACAAAGAGCTTTTTATGAGAGGAAGAAGTGATTCAGCAGTCTATATTGAGTCTGATGAAGTGCTTAGTCAGATAAAGCAGCTTTTCAATTCAGGTCTTATTGATGAAGAATTTTTCTTTGGGATGCAAAGATGTGTAGTCTGTAATTTAAAACTTCGTCCTGCAACAGAAAAAGAGGTCGAAACAGCCTCTTATGCTCCAAAAAGAAAGGAATTTCTGCATTTTATGTGGTGTGAGAAATGTAAAAAGTTATACTGGCCGGGTACACATTCATTAAATATGCAAAAAAGACTTGCAAAAATATTTGAAAATCAGGTGCATGAAAAAATAGATTGA
- a CDS encoding HAD family hydrolase translates to MKQKIPAGVRPKAILFDMDNTLYDFSDAKLKACTGVTDHIGAGTGEELLRYFLFGSYGFEDHGNIKQFMNDKNVWDEDTFMSAVSLYESLKLESLIAYPGVYETLPVIQDAGISMSIVTDAESSQAKKRLEKLGLRKYFSDIITPDVSGKRKPEPDTFLMALDKLSTKPSDSMVVGDSPRREIEPCNRLGITTIYAEYGDWLKIPSPNTIPDYTIKNFSEITGILKL, encoded by the coding sequence ATGAAACAGAAAATTCCGGCTGGCGTAAGACCCAAAGCAATTTTGTTTGATATGGACAATACCCTTTATGATTTTTCTGATGCAAAGTTAAAGGCCTGTACAGGCGTCACCGATCACATTGGGGCAGGAACGGGTGAAGAACTTTTAAGATACTTTTTATTCGGAAGTTACGGGTTCGAAGACCATGGAAATATAAAGCAGTTCATGAATGACAAAAATGTATGGGATGAAGATACATTCATGAGTGCGGTCTCTCTTTATGAATCATTGAAGCTTGAATCATTAATAGCATATCCGGGAGTTTATGAAACTCTCCCGGTCATTCAGGATGCAGGAATCAGTATGTCAATTGTAACTGATGCAGAGAGTTCACAGGCGAAAAAAAGGCTTGAAAAACTTGGACTTAGAAAATATTTCAGTGATATAATAACACCTGACGTTTCAGGAAAAAGAAAGCCTGAACCTGATACATTCCTAATGGCTCTTGATAAATTGTCTACAAAGCCATCTGATTCAATGGTTGTCGGAGACAGCCCGAGAAGAGAGATTGAGCCATGCAACAGACTTGGGATTACAACAATATATGCAGAATACGGCGACTGGCTTAAAATTCCCTCACCAAACACAATTCCTGATTATACAATCAAAAATTTCTCAGAGATTACCGGAATTTTAAAGCTTTAA
- the pyrH gene encoding UMP kinase, with product MKKIVLSLGGSILVPSLESNKIENYRDVLKEISSKYQIFVVIGGGGEARRYIGAARSLGIDEATSDELGILITRINASLLCWALGDLAYPAVAENYTDALKYAESGKIVLMGGVTPGQTTDAVSAVLAERLRADLLINLTSIDGIYSKDPKNNKDAVKFDSITPEKLIDIVSAGTMGAGSNNVIDLVAAKIIQRSRIPLLVIDGKDPENLKNVLLKGKLFGSVVIADGVKNPLQ from the coding sequence ATGAAAAAAATTGTATTATCGCTTGGCGGTTCTATTCTTGTTCCTTCACTTGAATCAAATAAAATTGAAAATTATCGCGATGTTTTAAAAGAAATCTCTTCAAAATATCAGATCTTTGTTGTCATAGGAGGAGGCGGGGAGGCCAGAAGATACATAGGTGCGGCGCGCTCGCTTGGAATTGATGAGGCAACATCTGATGAACTTGGGATTCTTATTACAAGAATCAATGCATCGCTTCTATGCTGGGCACTTGGGGATTTGGCATATCCTGCGGTTGCAGAAAACTACACAGATGCCTTAAAATACGCAGAATCTGGAAAAATTGTTCTAATGGGCGGTGTTACACCCGGACAGACAACTGATGCGGTATCAGCCGTTCTTGCAGAAAGACTGAGGGCTGATCTTTTAATAAATCTGACTTCAATTGACGGCATTTATTCCAAAGATCCAAAAAATAACAAAGACGCAGTCAAATTTGACTCAATTACGCCTGAAAAACTGATAGATATTGTATCTGCAGGAACTATGGGTGCGGGGTCAAACAATGTAATTGACCTTGTTGCGGCAAAAATCATTCAGAGAAGCAGAATACCTCTTTTGGTAATTGATGGAAAAGACCCTGAAAATCTGAAAAATGTGCTTTTAAAAGGCAAATTATTTGGATCTGTTGTTATAGCCGATGGTGTCAAAAATCCACTGCAATAA
- the nth gene encoding endonuclease III has protein sequence MQTDDACRIYLALRKIYLKEDTNLCFLEFENPFQILIMTILSAQTTDKNVNSVKNALFSKYPDCKSLASADILEVEEIIKSTGFYHAKAKHIISASQMLSENYGCFVPKTIDELVKLPGVGRKTANIVLNHAYGINEGIAVDTHVKRLSVRLGFTKNNDPDKIETDLKSLFKESVWGEINFLLISHGRLVCKAKNPSCAVCKIKKMCRYYQNESKLKKNNT, from the coding sequence ATGCAGACTGATGATGCATGCAGAATTTATCTGGCTCTTAGAAAAATTTACTTAAAAGAAGATACGAATTTATGCTTTCTTGAATTTGAAAATCCGTTTCAAATTCTAATAATGACTATTCTTTCAGCGCAGACGACTGACAAAAATGTCAACAGCGTCAAAAATGCACTGTTTTCAAAATATCCTGACTGCAAAAGTTTAGCCTCTGCCGATATTTTGGAAGTGGAGGAAATAATTAAAAGTACAGGATTTTATCATGCAAAAGCGAAGCACATAATATCAGCCTCACAGATGCTTTCTGAAAATTATGGGTGTTTTGTTCCAAAAACTATTGATGAACTTGTAAAACTTCCCGGTGTTGGAAGAAAAACAGCAAACATCGTCCTGAATCATGCTTATGGAATAAATGAGGGAATAGCAGTCGACACACATGTAAAAAGGCTTTCAGTTCGCCTTGGATTTACTAAAAACAATGATCCGGACAAAATCGAAACTGATTTGAAATCTCTTTTTAAAGAATCTGTGTGGGGAGAGATTAACTTTCTTTTAATATCACATGGACGACTTGTCTGCAAGGCGAAAAATCCATCATGTGCTGTTTGTAAAATAAAAAAAATGTGCAGATATTATCAAAACGAATCGAAATTAAAGAAAAATAATACATAA
- a CDS encoding DUF47 domain-containing protein — MKDWLIPQDKHFFDLFEQQAEVLKQAADHLYCMIENFDDIKNMCHKMKTYEHAGDDITHSLYQLLNKSFITPIEPEEISRLATGMDDVIDAIDDTSRKMFFYDIGTTDKYMLESAKLIRLQAESLEQAVLGIRDMKNPKKISDHCIEINRLENLADDVLAVALQDLFKTNDAIRIVKFKDIYETLEFTTDRCEDVANVLGDIAIKHT, encoded by the coding sequence TTGAAAGACTGGTTAATTCCGCAGGATAAGCATTTTTTTGATTTGTTTGAACAGCAGGCCGAGGTTTTGAAACAGGCCGCTGATCATTTATATTGTATGATAGAAAATTTTGATGACATCAAAAATATGTGCCACAAAATGAAGACCTATGAGCATGCCGGAGACGATATTACTCATTCTTTATACCAGCTTTTAAACAAGAGTTTTATAACTCCAATCGAACCTGAAGAAATATCAAGGCTTGCAACAGGAATGGATGATGTAATTGATGCAATCGATGACACTTCCAGAAAGATGTTTTTCTACGACATTGGAACGACTGATAAATATATGCTTGAGTCCGCAAAACTCATTCGTCTTCAGGCAGAATCACTTGAACAGGCGGTTTTGGGGATACGCGACATGAAAAATCCCAAAAAAATATCTGATCACTGCATTGAGATAAACAGACTTGAAAACTTAGCCGACGATGTTTTGGCAGTTGCCTTACAGGATCTTTTTAAAACAAACGATGCAATAAGAATTGTAAAATTCAAGGACATTTATGAAACACTTGAATTTACTACCGACAGATGTGAAGATGTGGCAAACGTCCTTGGAGACATTGCAATTAAACATACCTGA
- the amrS gene encoding AmmeMemoRadiSam system radical SAM enzyme, whose protein sequence is MHEALLYEKEENKFVKCGLCSHRCKIAENKTGICGVRINRGGVLYAESYGKISAEAIDPIEKKPLYHFLPGTNVYSLGSIGCNFRCSHCQNWEISQNKSADFLQFLSPEMGVLKAKEYNCKSIAWTYNEPTIWHEYTMDMGKTAREENLGTVYVTNGYMTEEAVSDLSRMLNAFRVDIKAFSDEFYKKVCKAKLSPVLDATIKAKECRMHIEIVNLLIPGLNDSPKELKELIRWIYENIGEDTPVHFTRFHPDYKMSDIGPTPIKTLEKTYMLAKEEGLRYPYLGNIASHPFNNTWCHKCGSLLIERSGFSQKNVNLKGNICRICGAKIPVITTTEGII, encoded by the coding sequence TTGCATGAAGCACTTCTTTATGAAAAAGAAGAGAATAAATTTGTAAAATGTGGTCTTTGTAGTCACAGATGCAAAATTGCAGAAAATAAAACCGGCATATGTGGTGTAAGAATAAACCGCGGAGGTGTTCTTTATGCTGAAAGCTATGGCAAAATCAGTGCAGAGGCAATAGATCCAATTGAAAAAAAACCTCTGTATCATTTTCTTCCCGGAACCAATGTCTATTCACTCGGTAGTATAGGATGCAATTTCAGATGCTCACACTGTCAGAACTGGGAGATATCGCAGAATAAATCAGCAGACTTCCTACAATTTTTAAGCCCCGAAATGGGTGTTTTAAAGGCGAAAGAGTATAACTGCAAAAGCATTGCATGGACATACAATGAGCCTACAATCTGGCATGAATACACAATGGATATGGGAAAAACCGCCAGAGAAGAAAATCTTGGAACGGTATATGTCACAAACGGATATATGACAGAAGAGGCAGTATCTGATCTTTCAAGAATGCTTAATGCATTCCGGGTTGACATAAAGGCATTTTCAGATGAATTTTACAAGAAAGTCTGCAAGGCAAAACTATCACCTGTCCTTGATGCAACAATAAAGGCAAAAGAGTGCAGGATGCACATCGAAATCGTAAATCTTCTGATTCCCGGCCTTAATGATTCTCCGAAAGAGTTAAAAGAACTTATCAGGTGGATTTATGAAAATATTGGAGAGGATACACCTGTTCATTTCACAAGATTTCATCCGGACTATAAAATGAGTGATATTGGGCCAACTCCAATAAAAACACTTGAAAAAACATACATGCTTGCAAAAGAGGAGGGATTAAGATACCCCTACCTTGGAAATATCGCTTCACATCCGTTTAACAATACCTGGTGCCATAAATGCGGTTCTCTTCTTATTGAAAGAAGTGGATTTTCGCAGAAGAACGTAAATCTGAAAGGAAATATTTGCAGGATATGTGGAGCGAAAATACCGGTTATAACAACAACTGAAGGAATTATCTGA
- a CDS encoding flavodoxin family protein, whose translation MKIIGICASPRGKKSSTMTLVKKGLLGAENKGAKTVLYDLGKKRIKFCTGCNVCYKEGKCIHKDDFQEIFDDILTCDGIILGSPNYINSVSAQMKVFLDRLADSIHCQRFTGKYGFSVSTAGGSNSDSICDYLNNTLHILGANTVGKVSIDIGPNPDGFSNAEEQAFSMGEDLVEAINAKMTWPDQENVHLEMKERMKYLVTQNKDEWTHEYMHWKKQGWL comes from the coding sequence ATGAAGATAATTGGAATTTGTGCAAGTCCGAGAGGCAAAAAAAGCTCTACAATGACGCTTGTAAAAAAAGGGCTTTTGGGTGCTGAGAATAAGGGAGCAAAAACTGTTCTCTATGATCTTGGGAAGAAAAGGATTAAATTTTGTACAGGATGCAATGTATGCTACAAAGAAGGAAAATGTATCCATAAAGATGACTTTCAGGAAATTTTTGATGATATTTTAACCTGTGACGGAATAATTCTCGGATCACCTAATTATATCAATTCTGTATCGGCACAGATGAAAGTATTTTTAGACAGGCTTGCAGACTCAATCCACTGCCAGAGATTTACTGGAAAATATGGATTTTCAGTATCAACCGCCGGTGGTTCAAACTCGGATTCCATATGCGATTATTTAAACAACACACTTCATATTCTTGGCGCAAACACAGTTGGGAAAGTAAGTATTGACATTGGTCCAAATCCTGACGGTTTTTCCAATGCTGAAGAGCAGGCATTTTCAATGGGTGAAGATCTGGTAGAGGCAATTAATGCGAAAATGACGTGGCCGGACCAGGAAAATGTTCATCTTGAAATGAAAGAGAGGATGAAATATCTGGTTACACAAAATAAAGATGAATGGACACATGAATACATGCACTGGAAAAAACAGGGATGGCTGTAG
- a CDS encoding mannose-1-phosphate guanylyltransferase/mannose-6-phosphate isomerase, producing MKTIILAGGTGTRLWPLSREYYPKQFLNFDGNSLFQETFLRALKLCSPEEIIVVTGELYQFLVKNQIEDLGFSIPDEHILKEPCGKNTLPAILWGVNKFVKESGDDEIIVFPSDHVLSEDAVSVFKKSAELAKENIVVFGVKPDSPNTGYGYIKPGKKLPFGSIVDEFKEKPDLALAEEYVKAGYLWNSGIFMFSSEVFLSETKIYQPKLSSAFETDNPNYSTLESISIDYGLLEKSERCAVVPLDCLWSDLGSFKSLYQTKKCDETGNAGEGVFLNSKGNYVSSGGKKVALVGIENTAVIDSGDALLVCNMECTESVKDIVQHYRDIGDDVAKYHLTVNRPWGSYTILESHDFHKIKRVSVKPGSVLSLQRHHHRSEHWVVVSGSAEVTVNSETKTLSRGQSTYVPAGVVHRLANYGKIPLEVIEVQIGEYLGEDDIERFEDKYGRV from the coding sequence ATGAAAACAATAATTCTTGCAGGCGGGACAGGCACAAGACTCTGGCCACTTTCACGTGAATATTATCCAAAACAGTTTTTAAACTTTGACGGCAATTCTCTGTTTCAGGAGACTTTTTTAAGAGCATTAAAACTCTGCAGTCCTGAAGAGATAATAGTAGTCACAGGTGAATTGTACCAGTTTCTCGTTAAAAACCAGATAGAGGATTTGGGTTTTTCAATACCTGATGAACATATTTTAAAAGAACCCTGTGGCAAAAATACTCTGCCTGCAATTTTATGGGGCGTAAATAAGTTTGTAAAAGAGTCTGGTGATGATGAAATAATTGTTTTTCCAAGCGATCATGTTTTATCAGAAGACGCTGTGTCTGTATTCAAAAAGTCTGCAGAGTTAGCAAAGGAAAATATTGTTGTGTTCGGCGTAAAGCCTGATTCACCAAACACCGGTTACGGATACATAAAACCTGGTAAAAAACTTCCTTTTGGTTCAATTGTAGATGAATTTAAGGAAAAACCGGATTTAGCTCTTGCAGAAGAGTATGTAAAGGCAGGATATTTATGGAACAGTGGAATTTTCATGTTCTCATCAGAAGTTTTTCTGTCTGAAACAAAAATTTATCAGCCTAAGCTTTCTTCTGCTTTTGAAACAGATAATCCCAATTACAGCACACTTGAATCAATATCTATAGATTACGGGCTTTTGGAGAAATCAGAACGTTGCGCAGTTGTTCCTCTTGATTGTTTATGGAGTGATCTTGGAAGTTTTAAGTCACTTTATCAGACAAAAAAATGTGATGAAACCGGCAACGCAGGGGAGGGTGTTTTCTTAAATTCCAAAGGAAATTATGTCTCTTCCGGCGGAAAAAAAGTAGCTCTTGTAGGAATTGAAAACACAGCAGTTATTGATTCCGGAGATGCACTTTTGGTCTGCAATATGGAGTGCACAGAATCTGTCAAGGATATTGTGCAACATTATCGTGATATTGGAGACGATGTTGCAAAGTACCATCTGACTGTGAACCGGCCCTGGGGTTCATATACCATTCTTGAATCACATGACTTTCATAAGATTAAAAGGGTCTCAGTAAAACCAGGAAGCGTTCTTTCACTTCAGAGGCATCATCACAGAAGTGAGCACTGGGTTGTTGTAAGCGGAAGTGCAGAAGTAACTGTTAATTCCGAGACAAAAACACTTTCAAGAGGTCAGAGCACATATGTCCCTGCCGGAGTTGTGCACAGGCTTGCAAATTATGGAAAAATTCCATTGGAGGTAATCGAAGTTCAGATTGGCGAGTACCTCGGAGAAGACGATATTGAAAGATTTGAAGATAAATACGGCAGAGTCTGA